A genomic window from Salvia miltiorrhiza cultivar Shanhuang (shh) chromosome 5, IMPLAD_Smil_shh, whole genome shotgun sequence includes:
- the LOC130986845 gene encoding uncharacterized protein LOC130986845 gives MQIIQLLFVLSCARLLIASCCAIVVVLLHHCVQAREKNISIADAHYDTFMRMHFKKGQFYGRAQTQGLEIHSRVEELRSTLGRDVTPDEVSQIYREVVTPDPKGRRLGLGIMSQMRSTGSTSTHSTCSSQFPSAAVSAQIAQLQTELEQTQQREATLQATLQAEVQERRRKEAEMEAEVQERRRKEAEMETRQLEMQQQISQLMKFFQSSSGSFPRSSSPP, from the exons ATGCAAATTATACAGCTTTTATTCG TCTTGTCCTGTGCCCGTTTGCTAATTGCTAGCTGCTGTGCAATCGTCGTTGTGCTCTTACATCATTGTGTCCAG GCTCGAGAGAAGAACATTTCTATCGCAGATGCACATTATGATACTTTCATGAGGATGCACTTTAAGAAAGGACAGTTCTATGGACGGGCACAGACTCAGGGT CTTGAGATACATAGTCGAGTCGAGGAATTACGCTCTACTCTTGGACGAGATGTCACTCCAGATGAGGTCAGTCAGATCTATAGGGAG GTGGTGACGCCAGATCCGAAGGGGCGTAGACTCGGATTGGGCATTATGTCTCAGATGCGTTCCACTGGTTCGACGAGCACTCATTCGACGTGCTCGTCTCAATTTCCTTCAGCAGCAGTCTCAGCTCAGATTGCACAGCTCCAGACAGAGTTAGAGCAGACACAACAGAGAGAGGCTACTCTACAAGCTACTCTACAGGCTGAGGTGCAGGAGCGACGACGAAAAGAAGCAGAAATGGAGGCTGAGGTGCAGGAGAGACGACGAAAAGAAGCAGAAATGGAGACTAGGCAGTTGGAAATGCAACAACAAATTTCTCAGCTTATGAAATTCTTCCAATCATCCTCAGGGTCGTTCCCCCGTTCCTCGTCTCCACCCTAA
- the LOC130986846 gene encoding mitogen-activated protein kinase 19 isoform X2, giving the protein MPQQDQGKKILKEAEFFTDYGDANRYKILEIIGKGSYGVVCAAIDTHTGGKVAIKKITDIFEHMSDAIRILREIKLLRLLRHPDIVEIKRIILPPSRRDFRDIYVVFELMESDLHQVIKANDDLTHEHHRFFLYQMLRALKYMHTANVFHRDLKPKNILANANCKLKICDFGLARVAFGDTPTTNFWTDYVATRWYRAPELCGSFFSKYTPAIDIWSIGCIFAEVLTGKPLFPGKSVVQQLDLITDLLGTPSSETISGVRNEKARKYLLDLRKKRPVPFIEKFPNADPLALKLLERMLAFDPKDRPSAEEALSDPYFKGLSKIEREPSCQPISKLEFEFERRRVTKEDIRELIFREVLEYHPQLLRDYMSGNGGTSFIYPSAIGHFKKQFAYLEENIGKSGPVIPPERKHVSLPRSTVNSCTIPPKTAGNNSAFDNRQITGEMSTAAISGDISKQSQQDRLGLFYRVKMPDMPAIVMMVGYTSRMLSFISRSLLIVFIEVTQGSTVG; this is encoded by the exons ATGCCGCAGCAagatcaaggaaagaag ATCCTGAAGGAGGCAGAATTCTTTACCGACTATGGAGATGCAAATAGATATAAAATTCTAGAAATTATTGGAAAGGGTAGCTATGGAGTTGTTTGTGCTGCAATTGATACACATACTGGAGGAAAAGTAGCTATAAAGAAAATAACTGACATTTTTGAGCATATGTCTGATGCAATTCGGATTTTGCGTGAAATTAAGTTGCTTCGCCTGTTACGTCATCCTGATATTGTGGAAATTAAACGAATCATTTTGCCACCCTCTAGGAGGGACTTCAGAGACATTTATGTTGTTTTTGAGCTTATGGAGTCTGACCTTCATCAAGTCATAAAAGCTAATGATGACTTGACACACGAGCATCACCGATTTTTCCTCTACCAGATGCTACGGGCTCTAAAATACATGCATACAG CTAATGTGTTTCATCGGGATCTCAAACCAAAGAATATACTGGCGAATGCCAACTGCAAACTTAAAATATGTGATTTTGGACTAGCAAGAGTGGCTTTCGGTGATACTCCAACAACAAATTTTTGGACG GATTATGTTGCTACAAGATGGTACAGGGCTCCGGAGCTGTGTGGTTCTTTCTTCTCTAAG TATACTCCTGCAATTGATATTTGGAGCATAGGCTGTATCTTTGCCGAAGTCTTAACGGGCAAGCCGTTGTTTCCTGGCAAAAGTGTTGTGCAGCAGCTGGATTTGATTACTGATCTTCTTGGGACACCTTCATCAGAAACAATTTCTGGG GTGCGTAATGAGAAAGCAAGGAAATATTTGTTGGATTTGAGGAAAAAGCGCCCGGTCCCTTTTATTGAGAAATTCCCAAATGCAGATCCTCTGGCTCTCAAATTATTGGAGAGGATGTTGGCATTTGATCCAAAGGATCGTCCAAGTGCTGAAGAG GCATTATCTGATCCTTACTTCAAGGGGTTGTCTAAAATTGAGCGGGAGCCATCTTGTCAGCCAATCTCAAAGTTGGAATTTGAGTTTGAAAGGCGAAGAGTGACAAAGGAAGATATTAGGGAATTAATATTCCGTGAAGTATTGGAGTACCACCCACAATTATTGAGGGATTACATGTCAGGAAATGGTGGCACGAGTTTTATCTATCCTAG TGCCATTGGTCATTTCAAAAAGCAATTTGCTTACCTTGAGGAAAATATTGGGAAAAGTGGGCCTGTGATTCCTCCTGAGAGAAAGCATGTATCTCTTCCAAG GTCTACTGTAAACTCCTGTACCATTCCACCCAAAACAGCAGGAAATAATTCTGCATTCGATAATCGTCAAATTACTGGAGAAATGTCAACTGCTGCCATTTCGGGGGATATATCAAAG CAAAGCCAGCAAGACCGGCTGGGCCTGTTTTACCGTGTGAAAATGCCAGATATGCCAGCAATAGTCATGATGGTAGGATATACGTCCAGAATGCTATCCTTCATCAGTCGATCTCTCCTCATTGTTTTCATAGAAGTAACTCAGGGAAGTACAGTAGGATAG